From Helicoverpa armigera isolate CAAS_96S chromosome 17, ASM3070526v1, whole genome shotgun sequence, one genomic window encodes:
- the LOC110370385 gene encoding arrestin domain-containing protein 2 isoform X1: protein MACTITFNSDSTGSFYAGDIVTGTVILELKNDQKFQSIDLKVKGTCKAQWTRPMPTMPYIKNYSEKQKLINLTIQDIFREFYVDGALPAGIHQYPFHFSLPADLPSTFESSIAKVNYTVTIKSKPAYKLRKVASFNVLGNINLNHVEKMLEPSFSEFHKKFRNSGKFTICVKTYKAFAPKQIIPFEITLVNEKKVKIRKINIILMQKIRYEVESGYAEEEKEMGKTDYKKFSLNIAELCFFNMEIPQVIPSSLNVVDPMIDISYAFRVQVIFPFHFTLQEDIPVTVTTAPVIHYEF from the exons ATGGCATGCACCATAACATTTAATAGTGACTCCACTGGAAGTTTCTACGCTGGTGATATTGTGACTGGAACAGTTATTTTGGAACTGAAGAATGACCAGAAATTTCaaa GTATCGATTTAAAAGTGAAGGGAACTTGCAAGGCTCAATGGACGAGGCCAATGCCAACTATGCCGTACATCAAGAATTAttcagaaaaacaaaaacttattaatttaacaattcAAGATATTTTCAGGGAATTTTATGTTG atggCGCGTTACCGGCCGGCATTCACCAATATCCGTTCCATTTCTCACTGCCGGCAGATTTGCCGTCGACTTTTGAAAGTTCCATTGCCAAGGTTAATTATACAGttacaataaaaagtaaacCTGCTTACAAACTCAGAAAAGTAGCATCATTCAACGTTTTAGGAAACATCAACTTAAATCATGTGGAGAAAATGTTG GAGCCGTCTTTCAGCGAATTCCACAAGAAGTTTCGGAATTCAGGAAAATTCACAATTTGTGTGAAAACATACAAGGCTTTTGCACCAAAACAGATCATTCCTTTCGAAATAACACTtgtgaatgaaaaaaaagttaaaatacgaaaaataaacatcatattaatgcag AAAATACGATATGAAGTGGAGTCGGGTTACGCCGAGGAAGAAAAGGAAATGGGCAAAACGGATTATAAGAAATTTTCTTTGAACATAGctgaattatgtttttttaacatgGAGATCCCTCAAGTTATACCTTCTAGCTTAAATGTAGTAGACCCTATGATAGACATTTCATATGCTTTTCGG GTTCAAGTGATATTTCCTTTCCATTTCACTTTACAAGAAGACATACCAGTCACCGTGACCACGGCACCAGTTATTCATtacgaattttaa
- the LOC110370385 gene encoding arrestin domain-containing protein 5 isoform X2 codes for MPTMPYIKNYSEKQKLINLTIQDIFREFYVDGALPAGIHQYPFHFSLPADLPSTFESSIAKVNYTVTIKSKPAYKLRKVASFNVLGNINLNHVEKMLEPSFSEFHKKFRNSGKFTICVKTYKAFAPKQIIPFEITLVNEKKVKIRKINIILMQKIRYEVESGYAEEEKEMGKTDYKKFSLNIAELCFFNMEIPQVIPSSLNVVDPMIDISYAFRVQVIFPFHFTLQEDIPVTVTTAPVIHYEF; via the exons ATGCCAACTATGCCGTACATCAAGAATTAttcagaaaaacaaaaacttattaatttaacaattcAAGATATTTTCAGGGAATTTTATGTTG atggCGCGTTACCGGCCGGCATTCACCAATATCCGTTCCATTTCTCACTGCCGGCAGATTTGCCGTCGACTTTTGAAAGTTCCATTGCCAAGGTTAATTATACAGttacaataaaaagtaaacCTGCTTACAAACTCAGAAAAGTAGCATCATTCAACGTTTTAGGAAACATCAACTTAAATCATGTGGAGAAAATGTTG GAGCCGTCTTTCAGCGAATTCCACAAGAAGTTTCGGAATTCAGGAAAATTCACAATTTGTGTGAAAACATACAAGGCTTTTGCACCAAAACAGATCATTCCTTTCGAAATAACACTtgtgaatgaaaaaaaagttaaaatacgaaaaataaacatcatattaatgcag AAAATACGATATGAAGTGGAGTCGGGTTACGCCGAGGAAGAAAAGGAAATGGGCAAAACGGATTATAAGAAATTTTCTTTGAACATAGctgaattatgtttttttaacatgGAGATCCCTCAAGTTATACCTTCTAGCTTAAATGTAGTAGACCCTATGATAGACATTTCATATGCTTTTCGG GTTCAAGTGATATTTCCTTTCCATTTCACTTTACAAGAAGACATACCAGTCACCGTGACCACGGCACCAGTTATTCATtacgaattttaa